The DNA sequence GCTTGCCTGGTCTGTCTATTTGTGgatcctcttttctttttcattccgTCAGTCAACGACAATTATCTGTGCTTGTATGATGGATTTGGCCTCAAGATCCTCCTGACGGTCATTAGATCGATAGCAGATGTCTTTTACATTATTCAAGTTGTTGTTCAGTTTCACACAGCTTTCGTGGCACCCTCTTCTCGGGTGTTTGGAAGAGGGGAGCTTGTTATAGATTATAGAAGGATTGCGTCAAGATACTTGCGCAGCCACTTCTGGATCGATCTCTATGTAGCACTCCCACTTCCTCAGGTTCCATCCTTTTGTTTAAGTATAACTACCGCAGTTAATTACCATGAAGCAATTGCTGGAActaatcataatttttcatttcaggTATTAATTTGGGCAATTACTCCTAGCCTTGCGGGTTCGACCACTACAAAAGCAAAGAACGTGCTCCTGTTTGTCATCTTCTTTCAGTACATACCAAGACTTTTTCTTATACTTCCACTCCGGTTGCGAATTAGTAATGCTGGTGGTGGATTAGCGAAGAAAGCATGGGAAGGGGCTGCATTCAACCTGATGCTCTACCTGTTGGCCAGCCAAGTAAGTGAAGCAAAACCTTCTTTTTAAATTCATGTTCCCCGATGGGGAATGAAACTTTTCCTGTGTGTCCAAAACAAGTTCCGGCAATGTTTCAAGATCATTGACAATGAGCAAATCTCATTGCATCATTTAGTCCAAGAGCAGATGCATTTAAACAGGCAATTCCTTGGTACTTTCAGCTGGCTCATGGAAGCAATTCTGATTTAACAAAGCCATGCAGTCTTTTGATCCACATAGTCATGCCATTTTCCTATTTGTACTTGAGCGTCCATTAATAGGTCTGTGACATGCTTTTGTGTTTCATCCTCTCCATCTTTTTAGGAGATTAATTTATGGTCTTGTTCTGCTCTTCTCGTTTGATAAAACGGTCATGTAAATACGGTCCTCATTAGGCTGCATGAAAGAGCAATTTGTTTGTTTCCATGTTACATTGATAGGTTTCAGGAGCTTGCTGGTATCTTCTATCAATTGGGCGACAAGAGTCTTGCTGGAGGAGGGCCTGTGATCAAGAAAATCCTTCATGCCAGTACAGTTTCTTTGACTGTCGCTATGCACAAGACCCTGGTAGAGTCACCTGGTATGGGTCGACCAATGTCACGACTCTGTGCAACGGAACTGATTCTAGTAGCCCCATTCAATTTGGCATTTATGCCACTGCTGCGACTTTGTCTTTAGGAAGCTGCAAATTCTTCAGCAAGTACTTTTacagtttgtggtggggtctgAACAACTTGAGGTATGCTCAGTATTGCTCTATTTACTGTTGCCGAGGGAGAATTTTCTATCTTAGAATGGTTACAGGTCATTGCTTCAAATTTGAACAATGAAACTTACCAGTGCACCGGTAGATTAAAGCATACAAGAAGTCGATGCtgttgagaaaatttttttagacatcTCGTACGAACTAGGCAAGAATTGTTTGTTTTTTGTCTTAGAGCTAGTGCACTTTTGAGATCCCTGCATGTCTCCACTTCCTTTTGAAACTGAATCTTTGACATAATGTAATGTTTTTGCTTTTCATTGACAGAAAGGATTATGAATGCATGATTTTGCAGAGTGTGAATTCGCCGACTAGTAACAATGCCGAGTGATTTTTGTCCATCACTGACAAGGCTCTCTTCTAATCTATGTTAACAGCTGCATAGGCCAGAATCTTGAATTCACGGCAAGCACTTACGTTGCCGAGTTACTTTTTACAATTCTCGTCGCTACTCTTGGACTGGTTTTATTTGCCCTGCTCATCGGAAATATGCAAGTAAGCAGCCGAAGCATCTTGAGTTTCACTCATACAGTGGTCTAGTTAGGGTATTCATTCCATGCCTTTTCTTAATTCGATATTGTTGCCTTCGTTATCGTGTCAATATAGTTCGATAGTGGAAGGTATTTTGCGTGGTTTCTGAAGTAATCGTTGATACAAAGAGTTGGTTTCACAGTTCTTTTTAAGCACCCAACCCGACATCATGGGGAAATCTTGTTTCATTTGTCATTGGTAGCAATACCTTCAAACTGCGAACAGCCAGTTAGAGAAATGGAGGCTTAAGAGGATAGATACAGAGCAATGGATGCACCACAGACATCTTCCTCCAGAACTGAGACAGTCTATTCGGATGTACGACCAATACAAGTGGGTGGCCACTCGAGGTGTTGACGAACAATCCGTTATCAAGGACTTCCCAATGGACATGCACAGAAATATCAATCGCCATCTTTGCTTTGATCTAGTTCGACGCGTAAGCTGTCTAATCACATATGCTTCTTTGCATTGGTTGTTGCAGTATAATTTTCGTTGTGGAAGCAGCTATGATATCCTTTCCGAAAGAAAACCGGCTCTTCTTCATCTACATCTGTGATTAACAGGTGCCACTTTTCAATCAAATGGATGAGGGAATGCTAGACGCGATATGTGAGAGGCTAAAGCCTGTTTTGTGCTCAGGGAACATGTACTTAGTACGTGAAGGTGATCCAGTCCGAGAAATGTTCTTCCTGTTCCGGGGTCACCTTGATTCCTGGACAACCAATGGTGG is a window from the Rhodamnia argentea isolate NSW1041297 chromosome 8, ASM2092103v1, whole genome shotgun sequence genome containing:
- the LOC125316105 gene encoding protein CNGC15b-like; translation: MAGGNRNARPSSVRVADESTCMGLPTVNQDGLSDLNPNEDSPSQNLALIKSTSQKAGEFLKSKVLCRVFSEDYEKVKNKIFDPRGQTVQGWNKIFLMACLVCLFVDPLFFFIPSVNDNYLCLYDGFGLKILLTVIRSIADVFYIIQVVVQFHTAFVAPSSRVFGRGELVIDYRRIASRYLRSHFWIDLYVALPLPQVLIWAITPSLAGSTTTKAKNVLLFVIFFQYIPRLFLILPLRLRISNAGGGLAKKAWEGAAFNLMLYLLASQVSGACWYLLSIGRQESCWRRACDQENPSCQYSFFDCRYAQDPGRVTWYGSTNVTTLCNGTDSSSPIQFGIYATAATLSLGSCKFFSKYFYSLWWGLNNLSCIGQNLEFTASTYVAELLFTILVATLGLVLFALLIGNMQQYLQTANSQLEKWRLKRIDTEQWMHHRHLPPELRQSIRMYDQYKWVATRGVDEQSVIKDFPMDMHRNINRHLCFDLVRRVPLFNQMDEGMLDAICERLKPVLCSGNMYLVREGDPVREMFFLFRGHLDSWTTNGGRVGFFNSSRLVPGDFCGEELLTWALDPRTSIVLPSSTRTVKAVKEVEAFSLAAEDLKFVGSQFRRLHSKELRHKFRFYSHQWRTWAACFIQSAWRRHKKSKEEGKLREIEDGVNGKFRPSRLFWDVYATELIESTRRDENRHAGSTSDAANTMQKPVDLDFAAEY